GCTATTTTGGAATATGCCATGCGCAGGAAGTTAATAGAAATTTCCTCTATGGTTCAGAAGCATGCTTATGATCCTACCATCGATATTTTCAATACGTTAGATCGTACCGAGCAAGCACTATTTGAAGTTTCTGATGGCAATGTGCGCAAGCGTTATTTAGAGATGCGTTCTTTATTGGTAGAAGCCTTTGATAATTTATCCAATCGTCGTACCCGCACCAATGGCCTCACCGGTATTCCCAGTGGATTTACTGCTTTAGACCGTATTACTTCTGGTTGGCAAAAGTTTGATTTGATTATTATTGCCGCTAGACCTGGTATGGGTAAAACCGCTTTTGTACTCTCTGCTTTGCGCAATGCAGCGATAGATTATAAAACCCCTGTAGCTATTTTTTCCTTAGAGATGGGGGCATTGCAGTTGGTCAATCGATTGATATCAGCTGAAGCGGAGTTAGCGGGTGAGAAAATAAAGCAAGGTAAGCTTATGGACCATGAGTGGGAACAATTGCTGCATAAGACGGCTGAACTCTCCAATGCACCGATTTATGTAGATGATACACCTGCACTCTCTGTTTTTGAGTTGCGCACCAAGTGTAGAAGGCTCAAGGCCAAGCATGATGTTCAACTGGTGGTTATTGACTACTTACAACTGATGTCAGGCGATCAAAATAGGGGAGGCGGCAATCGTGAACAAGAGATTGCTTCAATTTCACGTGCGCTTAAAAGCATCGCTAAAGAGTTGGACATTGCAGTAGTAGCCCTTTCGCAGTTAAGCAGGGCAGTAGAAACACGTGGCGGGAGCAAGCGTCCCCAATTATCTGATTTACGTGAGTCGGGTTCTATTGAACAGGATGCAGATCTGGTTTTATTTTTATATAGACCAGAATATTATGGCCTAACAGAAGATGAGTCGGGTAATCCTACACAGGGGCTAGCAGAGGTTATTGTTGCCAAGCACCGGAATGGTGCATTAGATCAGGTTCATTTGCAATTTATGGGCCGCTATATGAAATTTATGGATGTCGATATGCCTCCTGCTACGGTGCAACCGGAGCAGTTTGTCATTCATTCGAGCAAAGCCAATACATTAAATGATTCATTTGAAGTGTTTTGAGTATCCTGCATCATTTATGACTCTGCTGCATAGATACTTTTAATCTACCAATCGTATTACCGGTACGTTTTTCCCATTGTCTGGATAGATGCATACATGTAGTGTATTTTATCTCATGTATAAATCTGCTGTATTGATCATAGGAGTTTTTATATTGATTCGCAGCTTGATGGGCGCTCCAAATCATCTCACTAAGTTTATCCAACGCCTCCTCTATATCTAACTTAATAAGGTGTATATCATTAATATAAGGCCTTAGGTAAGTGGTATGGTTACCTGCTATACGTTGTGCTGTATGCAGAAATGCATCGCAACTATTTAGCATGGTTTGAACAGCTGGTATGAATTGGTCGAAATATTCAGCAAAATAGCGATAAGCCTCTTCAGCGGTTTGAGCTGCATCCCTGGCCTCTATTGTATCATTAAATGCCTGTTGAAGTTCTGGAAGGAAACAACCATCTGTCAGAATAGGTGCCCATACATTTTGAAACTTATGATGTATTCTATTTGCCTTATTAAACGCATCATACGCGTTATTGCGAAATTGTTCAAACGGATCTGCATTAAAAAATACGTCATTAATCTCATGGTATTGGCTATCGATTGTATCAATAGTAGCATGCCCATAGATTAGTATGGATTGGAGTGTATCCATCATATGGTCACTAGGCATCTGATAGGCAGGCGTATCATCCTCATGGTTGAGCACAAAGCTAGCAATATGCCGACTATAATTTTTACTTATAGTAGGCGTAACTTGCTGCAATCTGGTGTGCACATGCTGCGCTAGATCGTTTCTATCCAGAATAACCGTAGCATCGTGGATAATAGCTTGAGCTATATATACAACATTTCCCTTAGCGACAAGACTAGGATGCTCTAAAGCAAGCTTCATAACAAGTGCATATTCACATAACTTATAAGCATATTCTCTGAGCTTAGGCATAATACCTTGTACTGCTACTTTGCCAACAGCGGTTGACTTGTGACAATGTGCATAGATGCTTGCTCTTTTTTTTTGAATAGGATTGTACTGATCGTAATAAAAGGACAGCTTATCTATTTTTGAGTAGAAACGAGTGTCTATCCCTGTAATATTATGATTCGCAGCGCGTGCCATGTCGTATGCTTTTTCAGCGGCAGGCCAACTTTGCTTATTTTGGCTGGTATGTGCTTTATTAGTATTGTACTGCACCCTACTTATAGGCATACTATTGCTGCATGCATACAGACATAAGTGGATCAGCGAATAAAGAGATGCACCTAAAAGGGACATAGGCTTGTTTGTATAATCCTAATGGTCTAAATTCTATATATGCATCATGATGCTTCTCTTGATGCAATAGGGTGCATTAAACCTATTTGTTCATAAAAGACCCAACCTTAATTATACTATATATTTTTCAATATAACAATAGCTATTTCTATTTTTTTCTTTTTTATCAAACAAAAAGTAAGATTAAAGATGCCTTATGGCTTAAAATTTACAATGAGGGCATCCTGAAGCGGGTATCATTGAGGGCTTACTTGCTGATTGTATCATTGGTATACTGGCCTGTGTATAACTTACTATTCATTTCATGTACCACGTTGTTGTATTGACGATAAGAGAGCTTATAGTATTGATATGCTTGTTTGGATTCCTGAATAGCCTTATGAAGGCTTTGCTCAGCATACTGTAGCTTTTGATAAGCTATCCAAATATCCCTATGCAACCTATCTAAAGCATCCTGTATGGCTTTAAGGTCCACCCCTAAGTCAACCGTGTCGTCATCTATAGTTGGTTGTATGATAGGCAGATATTCATCACAGTGATTCAGTATTTTTTGAATAGATGGTCTAAACAGTGCACGACAGCTATGCAGCATTTTGTTGATGGTTGGTGTGAATTGGTTAAAGTATTCAGCAAAATAGCGATAAGCTTCTTGAGCGGTTTTAGCTGCATTTTTGGCCTTTTTAGTTGACTCATGTGCTTCCTTGAGGGACTCAATAGGCGTATCATGTGAAAGACCTTTAATCAGCTTCTGTGCATTGTCGAACCCTTCGTACGTTTGATTAGCGACTACGGAAGCAGCATAAGGTTGATGATGTATTAATGTAAACTTATCTCTATCAAAGAATGCATCATCCAATTCAAAATAGTCAATATCAATTTTCTCTATAGCCGCATGCGTACTTTTGAGTATGCAATGAAGGATTTCAATTATATTATCGCCCCTAGCATCATATGCAGTATCCATACGGTCTATGCTTTTCGGTAGCCATTCCACAATATCAGTGACACCCTGTTTATGGATGGTATACCCATGTCTGACCAGTTGATTTTCAACAAAATTAATGCGATCGGACCTATTGAAATGATCCCTAGCGTACTCCAGTATAGATTGCACACACGGATCAATATGACCGATAGAAAAATGACTCGGTTGTGTTAAAATCACTACCATAGCAAGTGCATGTGCGCTTATGCTAGAAGCATAGCTACGTATATTAACCATCAGACTTTCTTCTTCTTCTCTAATACTAGGCATGCGTTCTTGTTCTATAGCGCTAGTAGCATAGTAACCTTTTTTCTTCTCTTGAATAGCAGTTAGGTTGTTTATCACGCTGGTGATATCTTTGTACGGATCACATTTTTTTACGCAAAGTGTATGACGTATGCGTTCAGGAGTAAGTTTTTGCATCAATGGATTAGCTGTATCCGCTTGTTCATTGGCTTTATGTGCAGCACTGGCAGCTGAATGAAAATGTAGAAACCCACTTTCACCGTCCTTCACCCTACTTATATGCATACTGCTACATGCATGAAGCCATATGTAGATCAATGAGTAAAAAGAGACACTGCACAGGAACATAGCTTTATTGTCATAGTAGCTTAATGGAGCCAGTGCATCCATCAGGATGCCTATATGTGTATGCGCTCGCTTGCATCAACAAACTTAATATGTTATAATTTAATAATTTTATACTATATATTTTTCGTATCTGTTCACGATACTGGTTCATAATGCATTTTATCCCACTTTTTTTCTTGATAAAAAAGTGGACAAAAAATCAATCCCTCGGTAAAAAGTCGCTGAAAGTGCCATCTTACAGATGGAAAAACAGAAAGCGCCCCCTTTGGGGGCTTCAAAGGAAACTGTTTTTCCTAATC
The nucleotide sequence above comes from Cardinium endosymbiont of Sogatella furcifera. Encoded proteins:
- the dnaB gene encoding replicative DNA helicase, producing MKTYMNNSEPAHLPDALAANAKYPPHALDLEESVLGALMLEKEALVSVIDLLQPESFYKESHQEIYRAIVRLFNDSEPIDMLTVVNQLRKDGKLATVGGSYYVSYLTTRISSSANIEFHARAILEYAMRRKLIEISSMVQKHAYDPTIDIFNTLDRTEQALFEVSDGNVRKRYLEMRSLLVEAFDNLSNRRTRTNGLTGIPSGFTALDRITSGWQKFDLIIIAARPGMGKTAFVLSALRNAAIDYKTPVAIFSLEMGALQLVNRLISAEAELAGEKIKQGKLMDHEWEQLLHKTAELSNAPIYVDDTPALSVFELRTKCRRLKAKHDVQLVVIDYLQLMSGDQNRGGGNREQEIASISRALKSIAKELDIAVVALSQLSRAVETRGGSKRPQLSDLRESGSIEQDADLVLFLYRPEYYGLTEDESGNPTQGLAEVIVAKHRNGALDQVHLQFMGRYMKFMDVDMPPATVQPEQFVIHSSKANTLNDSFEVF